ATTGTACCCATCTACTATCCCAATAAATTGATTTTGGCACATTTTCTTATAAGTATATTACTATTATATAATAGGTGTGCGCCGTGCATTTTAATCAAAATTTGATATACGAAAATCATTTCCCACCATGTAAGATGGTACATACAAAAGACCAAGTGCATCCTTGACCTTCGgtcaaatgaaaaataatttatGTTATCCTTTTCTTTCTTCCAACTCATCTTCCACTAACTTGATATACCTCTTACTTAAATCTTTTCCGTTTCTTCTACAATTTTGACTCATTGTCATTAATTTCTCTTGCCTACTTTTTTACTTTTACATATACCCCAATTCAAATTCACCTTCCAagacaattataaatttaacaaactaaaaaatatgaaataaaattaacataCATATAAAATGAAAATATAACGGATAATCTTATACATACATATGTAGAAACAAAATACTCTAAAGTTCCCCTTAGTTGAAATTTTTTCCATATATGTTCaatcaaataatttttcaatgatttatgAGCACATATGTCCCGTATTTCATTCCTTTTATCCATGTACCGTATTAAGATAGATTCTCCAATAGGGATCGTACTTAGCGGAAAATCTGTATTGAATGATCCTGCTTGATTTATTGGACGATCTTCTACAAATTCACTCACAAGTCATTATAATCTAGATATGTGTGTTGTTCATCTTCTACTATCATGTTGTATAAGATGATACACGCCATcattatttttcataatatttttGTATCCGAAGCGAGAGCTTGGATTTCGTATAATTGAGAAACGAGCTTGTAACACCCCAAATGCACGCTCAACATCTTTTATTTTCAACTCTTTTGCTTTGTAGTGAATAATTCGTGCTTTGCGATTTGGGAGTTTAATGGCCGGAATAAAAGTTGCCCATTTTGGATAAATACCATATGTGAGATAGTATCCTATATTATATTCATTGTTGTTGAGAACGAAATTAACCAGAGGAGATTTACCTTGTAAAATGTCGGAGAACACAAGAGAGCTGGCAATAACGTTAATGTCATTGCATGCATGATCCAGGTGTTTCAAAAAATGCATGCCATATCCATAAATCCCAAGAAACAACCGCTTCCAAAATAACAGTTGTTGTTTTAGATCTTCCTTGATACATTCCTTTCCAACCATGTGGACAATTTTCATTCCTAGTGCATGCAATTGATGCTACCCATCATGCCAGGAAAACATCGATTTCGAGCAACATTGAGAAGTTGTTCAACATCTTCTCCCATTGGATTTCTTAGGTAACGGTCACCACATTTATAAATCACACCTTCAAAAAAGTGGAGAAGACACTCCCTTCCTGTAGAAGCAACAATTTTTAAATATGTATCTACCGCGTCAGACGATGAACCATAAGCTAACATCCTCATTGTCGCGGTGCATTTTTGATATGGTGAGGCACCAAGTATACCGCATGCATCATAGTGTTGTTAAAAAAACTCACTATATTCACTGATGGATTCAACAATAGACACAAATACATGTTTATGCATACAAATTTTTTGGCGGAAAATGTCTTATGTGTAAATAGGACTATCGAAGAAATAGTCATTAAACAAACGCAATTCTGCTTCTTCACGATCCCTAGGCACATACCACCTATTATGTATTGGTCTCTCAATTTTCGATGTTAATAATGAAACAACATTTGAGGCAAGTGTATGCCTCAACTTACGATTCCTTTTATTTCTTGCATTCACTCTTTCTGAACTCTCACTGAAACTGAGAAGTGATAAtggaactgaaattttcaaaaatgtatttatttcttttctaaccGAGTTCCGCACCTGGATCAGAAATACTGGTATTAAGATAATCAAGGGAATTTGAGCTACTAGAATAGCAATCGTAAGCCATTTTCTGTTTAGGGATAAGAAAATTAAATAACTCAATTTGAGGAGATTTATAGATGAAAGTGTACATCCTATAGTACTACTTATATTGCGTGAGATATGACGGACGACACACATTTTAATGTATTTGACGGCATAAAGCTTGAATGTTTTATCAGAGTAATGTCACTTAAAACTGATACtacaaaatattaaaatgtgtGCCAGCTATATCTCTcgtgaataataataattagtcaataaaaatatttgtaataacatatttttaaaaataaaggaaGAAGATAGTAGATACAAAAGAATAAAAGTAAATTGATACAAAGATCTATTATAATAGAATTTAACGTTGTGGATAAAAAGTGTAACATATGATAAAGCAAACCATACAACACAAGTACGTAATCATAAAACAACTGTAACAATTGACCAAAAAAAACACCTTAACCAAACATATCCTTAAATTCTTCATACATTTCCACTTCATTTGGAGTTAATCTAACTTTATCCAACAATGTATTGAAAACCTTTAGTTTCATCTATTTCTCCATCATCTGTTTCTTAGCCTCATGTCTACCCTTTTGAAAATTAAGCTATCTTGTTGCAAGTTTTGTTGAGTTTGAAGTCTTTTTTCTTCAAGATCTGCCTCTCTATTTTGTGTAGCATTCATATGGCGTAATTCAGATGTTAAGCTGTCAAATGATGAATAAGAGGTTTGAATTTCTTTACCTCTACATTTGACCATCTTCACGTCATCTGGACGAGCCAGCGTACCACCCAATgagggttttggttttggttctGTTCTCTTCGAGCTCCCGCCACTTTCCTTACGCATTTCATATGTAGGCTCTTTCACCTAAGGTAATTACTCATCTCTTCCCACAAATGCTCAAATGAAAACTTTATTCCATTACCAAAGAGTGACCAAATTGCATGAGCTTTGTTCAAACATTAGTCGCGTTCGATCCACTACCACAAAGGTTTTTGCTTCTTTATATACTTACCAACAAATTCTTTCACATCTTTACACTAGTACATACTTGACATTATGTAACACCATATGGTAACACTTTataagtttatttttttttaaaagttttagTAACACATTTGTAACACTTTGTAAATAAGTAACACTTTCATGTAACACTTTATAATAGGTAACACTTGCATGTAACACTTTAATCCTACCGGTAACACTTTTGTATAACACTTAAAGTtccccttaaaaaaaaaattttaaaaaatgattTTATAGGAAATGAAGGGGGTCATTTTGGATTTTTGGGAACCATCCACTCCGTCGAGGTCGAAGTCCCAAAGTTATAAAAGAGAGTGGGAATAAGTTGGGCATTTTCACTGCTTTAGAAACTCCACCCAAATCGCCGCCACATTTCGATTCTGAATgatcttctctctctctctattctCCCTTTGTCTCTTCTCCTATTTCTTCAATCTTATTTGATTTCTATGATTCACTAATTAATTCTTATCAGATTGCCTCGTTGGTTTTAATTGAAGAACCCTAATTCACATACACAATGATCAGACGACAACGCACCACCTTCCAGCGAACAGTCGGTGACGCACCACCACCTAGACAACACGACGTCGCCACACCACCACCTAGACAACGGGGTATATGGGTAGACAAGGGTGGAAACCTGGAAGGCCAAAACGAAAAGTGGCTTGACGAGAGTTTAACAAAGACAAAATGAAAAGGAGAGGAGTGTGTTTCATCAGAGAAACCAGCCACAGAGGATGACGACAATGGAAAATCAACGACTGTTCCCGATCAATAGATTGATTTTGGCTTTGATCCTCTATCAATCTGTTAATCGATTGTGCACTTCAAATAAGGTTAATTATCTTCCCCTCCATTtggtttataatttttttcctttgattttgatATACTTTGGTTTAATTGTGggattttcttaatttttttattgattgAATAATTTTATTGATTCTTGAAAGTTCTGGTTATAAATGTTACTAGTTTAGGGTTTTCGGTGAATTTTGTGTGGAAGTTCTCACAATTTAATTCAAATTCGTTATTTGTCCATTTAATACTTCATATTTTTGTCCATTTCTTTCTGGATATGAAGTTATAGATTGGTTAGTTTCTTTGGGATAAATTAAACATCGAATTATTTGTATgttttttgttgaaaattgataTGTTCTTTCATATGAGTTCTTCAGTTTTGGATTTAATTGTGCATTTAGGACTTATAGAACTAAAAcagtttcttgaattttgaagaaGCAATTTGAATCAGAAATAAAGAATGGATTTCTTGGAGTGTTTGGGAGCATTGAAGTGGATAACTCGACTGTAACATTCGATTATGAGTTTTCTGTTTGTCTGAATGTTGATTTAATCCAGCATTATATTATGTTCCTCATACTGTTTCTGAAGTGTGTTATGGTTATCAGCGCAATAGAGGAATTGACTCTTCAAACTGTGAAGATTCAGATGGGCGATACCGGTGATAGACGAGGAACGAAGCGAGTGCCAGCTGAGCCACCGCCCTAAATCCTACCAGGACTTCTTGGATGAAACTCGGAGCCACAAACAAAAGACTGAAAGGCAGGCTTCATATACTTATCTCCTAAGAAAAAATATGTTCTCACTCCTGTCACTGTTTTTAGTGTAAATATGTATAATTGAATTGGCAAGCCTATCATAGAAATAAGAAGACATTGTTAAGTGGGAATCAAGCCGTAAGAAAAAAGCGATAGTTCTGGACAAGCTTAAGGTATAACCTTTTACTAGATTACAAAATAAAATGCAAGGATTTTGTTCGGAACAGAAGCACTTAAACTTAGGGTTAGAGATTTTCAATTTAGAACAATAATCAGAAGAATTCCTTGAAAATAATGGAGTTGGGTTGTGTCATCACTGTGATTATGCGCATAACTATTTGTTTGGTGATTTTCCTACTACTAGTGATATCGATTTGTAGGTAAACACTAAGTTGTCAAAAATGCTAACATTACCAAGTCTTAGGAATTCTTGATTGTTGTTTGCAGTGATGCAGTCTGATCaagttttgtttaaactttaatTTGCTCGCCAATCTGTTTACAGCTCCTTATTTATTGTATGAATTTCGTTTATCTCTTTTCTGTTCAGGCTACATTCAAGATTACCCTGGATGTTCCATCTAATCTTATAGCACTCTCCAACATGCCTGTCATTGAAGAAAAGAAAGAAGGAGATCTTAAGACTGTTTACTTTGAGGAGTCACCAATCATGTCGACATACTTGGTTGCTGTAGTTGTgggtttgtttgattttgtggAAAGTAGCACATCTGATGGTATACCTGGAATTCTGCTTGTAGTGCTACTCTTTTTTAATGAACTACGCCTCAGGGGATCTTTATATATGACCACATTTCTTTCTTATTGTGCAGGTATTAAAGTTAGATGTTATTGTCAAGTTGGCAAGTCAGACCAAGGGAAGTTTGCTTTAGAGGTTGCTGTTAAGACCCTTGAATTATATAAAGAGTAACTTGCTCTCACACTGTCTTTTCTTTGTTGATTCCAAactactacgtatatatttTCCCATGTTTCTTCTTATCTGTTATTATAATACTGTTCACACTTTTAAAAGGTATTTTGAGGTGCCTTACGCCTTGCCCAAATTGGATATGATTGCGATTCCTGATTTTGCTGCTGGTGCCATGGAGAACTATGGTTTGGTCACATATCGTGAGAATGCATTGCTGTATGATGAGAAGCACTCCGCTGCTGCTAACAAGCAAAGGGTAATTGGTTTGCTTAGCTGGCTGAGGCATCACTAAATTATTTGTTCTGTCTGTTCAATAATGGAATTCTCTTCTGTTAAGGTTGCTATCGTGGTTGCTCATGAATTAGCTCATCAGTGGTTTGGAAATCTCGTGACTATGGAATGGTGGACTCATTTGTGGTTGAATGAGGGATTTGCAACATGGGTAACTTTATATTTACCTCACCCATAGATTATAATAATTTTCCCCCCAAAATTATATTTTTGCAACATGCTGTAGGTAATATTTTAGCCTATATTATTTAGATATGTAACATGGAGAAGCTATgttgttatttatttataaaacaGATTATGTGTACCTTGAACAGACTcttttaaacatataaaattataGGATTCACGGTCTCTAATTCATGCTTCCCGGGATCGGCTTTTCTGTGTTGTATATATGCTTATTTGGGTCATGGAATGAGCAGCGGAACGAGGATGCATGCATTGGGTGAACGAGCACATTTATTTTGCTTGGGATTATGCCATGGCTTAAATTTAGAGTACATTGCTTCATAAAGACTTTGAATCTATGGTTGAGGTAAATATTTTATCAGAGCTACTGACGTTTCCATAATTCATATTACCATCATGGTTTCGTCCTGGTTATCTgatttttatactttttataCATATATTAGGATAAAATAGATCAAGATAAAATATTGGTTGTGTTGTTGTTTAAAGCTTCTATTTTGGgaggtgttgttgttgcttgatCGAGGTGCTGCTGGTGCTTGGAGCGTAGCTTCGAGGTGATGTACGTCTGCTTGGAGCTGTTTTGGAATTTAGTGGTCTAAAGACCGAAGTTGACTGAAGTTgactttcttttttgttttgattattaGATTTCTTAGCCAAACAAAAGTTGGTGTTTGTGAATGTTTTTGTAagaaactatgaaattatatcAATTTAAATTATTGTCTATCGTATATGTTAATTTCACATTTGTGGTTGTTGTgcatattaatattattttatattttaaaaaataaaaaatgttgtattaaataatcatagtaataataataataatatttttaataaaaaatgttACATATTAATTAACCTGTGTTATATTAGTTTACAAAAAATGATACATAATGTCCAATGAAGTGTTCCTAGATGTCAAAAGATGATTGAAAAATGTTACCCAATAGCAGAAAAGTGTTGCTTAATATAATGTGTTACGTTATATGGTGAAAAGTGATACCTACGATTCAATAAAGTGTTACTGTAAATCAAAAGATGATATAAAAAGTGATACTAATGGTTAAAAAGTGTTACCTAAGATGTTACGAGTAACACTTTTAAAGTGCTACAATAGGAATGAAAAAGTGTTACATAAATTTATTTTTGGTAACACTAGTAAAAGTGTTATCATATGTAATTAAAAGTGTTACCTAATAGAATAGGTAGCACGAGCAGATGTATCACCCATAAAGTGTTACTTATAATCTATGGAAACACTTTACCCCCTTTATGTAACAGTTTTTCAGTGTTACCTAAAGTTAAATATGTACTAGTGTTATTAATTCTTTTCACCGAATCTGGATAGCATCCGCTGTCCTTTTTGCGAATTCAGGATGATTTTCTAGAGGCATTTCAAACAATTGTACAATTTTAGCCCAAAATCCCTGCCTGCTTGATCGGTACCTTCGCGTTGATCTCCTCCTGCCtcaatcactactacaaaaaagggcaaagagacccttccaaaatggcttaagagatctcctttcaaggggtctctatctcacaggtctctttgataaagagacctCCTCATCAAGAGGGGGTCTGTTGGTTAAAAGTTAGAGACCTTCCACGTAAGAAAGAGGGTCTCTTATGTGAACGTTggttaaaatattttagaagggaaagagacctcTTATTAGAGATGTGAGATTTGTTTGTTAAAATGTTCAGACCCATTAAGTAAGATAGGAGGtctctttgaatatttttatttttgtttattaaagcagttaagacctcatatataagataaggggtctctttgttattttttttattattattttttacaaagTAAAGACCTCATATCttagatatggggtctctttgaattttttattattataactagagagcctttattacacctgacgggtctctttgcaacctttttttttttttaaaaaatatcgaTAATAGCAGAATACAAGTAGCTGCGCCAATTCAGAATTAATATACATATATTACACCTGCGTTTACACCAGCAGGCATCAAATGCACAAAACCACAAAACCACACCTGATATAATACATAACTAGTTTTAaacccgtgcaacgcacggtttatattttgttttaaaaatgatttattttttatttcatcTTCATCAAATGACCAAAATCAGAGAAAAGATGAAAGAAACATAATTCTCCTTTACATATTTGGGAAACCATTATTGGGAATACTCCCACACATCATTTGTAACTTGAGATCTATTTTCCCCTGACTTGAAAAGTAAAATTACACAATAAATGATTAGGTCAAATTGGATTACTAATCTTATAAGAAAGTGAGATAATGCCTTTGAATGTCTGGTGTAAGGAAGACGCGTAAACACCATATGCCTGCCAAAAAACGAAAggcttattttaattattgggAAAGAAAAACATCTCATCAACGAAAACACTCACAATTATATCCAAGATTAAAAACTACAGgatttcaaataaaaaaaccaGCAAAGAACAATCGCGAGGCGTAGACATAAATGCAACACAACATGTTAGAAGTCTAGCTAGCTATGCTCATTGGGTTATTGTTGAGTTAGCTTCCTTATGTAAGTGATTTATCAACTTATGCAAATCTAACAATATTTGTATTATCAGGAAAGAGATAACTCCAAATAATTTTCTCGATATGTTAGAGAATAAAGATAAAGTACAATAACAATGTCAATATGGGAAGAGTACTATTTTCAATTAATGCTAAAGACCATAAAACTGATTGATTAAACTTCACGAAGGTAATGGGAAAAGTTTCTCAACCCAATATAATCAAAACCAACACAAATAGAACAACATAAAACACACAGAACCCCGCAGAAATGCATTGCTCAGTAATTAATGGACATCTAACCACCCAAACAACCTTTTAGAACAATAGATAATATGTTCGAGTTGGGAAAGTCTAATCATTTACTTTCACTGGAACCCGAGATGTTAAGGAAGGGAGATACATAAATTCAATTATACAGCCAAAGAGAATGCCAGAGAGAATTATAAACATGTAAGAGGCGTCATCATACCAACAATTTCGCCGAGGTGCATCGATACTGTATTTAGTTGAGCTTTATTCTCATAAAGACGGTTGACGGTTTTTCTTGACATTATAATTTCCTTCGCAAGTGCCTGGACATGTTATACAGAAGATAGGAAGAAATTCAAAGATATCGTactaaatttataaatttcaattgCCGTCGAACAAAAACCAAACCAAAAAATTCACAAAGAAAGAAACTAcaatttaaaacaaacttgtttGATCATGCGAAATACAATGACATTGATTATACCTTTGCAGAACCCATGTCATTTCTCTTGGCAGCTTCTGTAATTGCCTTCTATACAGTCTTCTAAAGAGTTCCCATTATTTTCAACTGCAGGAAGCTTAACAATAAACTAACTAAGTAAGCGAAATATACAATGATCTAAGTACTTCTCAATTAGTTAGGGCACTTAAAAAGCTCAATTGAACAAAATCCAATTAAATTCCAAAAAGAATAATTAGTTTGATCAGGGTTCCGATTGAATTGGGGCAATGCAATTTacaattataattgaatttaattgaacGAAAAAATTAACAACAATCATCGGAAAAACAATAATGAAGCAAAAAGATAAATCTAATTTAATAAACCATTCTAGAAGCATCCATTTTCCACAACCAGGCCATCACTAAGGCCATAGTATTACTTTTAGTATAATTTCAAACTACATGATAtcaatttttttggtaaataactACATGATATCATTACTCATGAAGCCATGACGTACCTTCAAATCTAGAGTTAACCTATGATTTGAATACATACACAATTTCTTGATCAATTCTTAAAGAAATGGACAACATATCTGAATCATCAAGTAATACTTCGTACAAAATATAAGGTTTAGATCTTACTTGGGAGTAATCACATTTCTAATCAAGGATCTCAAGAACAACAAAATAACTATTTACAACACTCGTAAAAAATAGTGCAGTTAGAATTAATCATCCAAACCAAATTAATGTGAGTACTACTAGCTAGTCTACTACACCAACATCCAATATTCCAATCACATCAAGAACACAAACAATAATGCATTGACCCATATTGCAAAGGGGATTGCAGAGTGCAAACAACGCCTTAAACCCAAATTAATCCTACATTATTTGCACCATTTCCATTAACAAATACACACCAAGAAAAAAACTTAAAGCCTGATAGAATCTAGAGCCCACAAAGacacaaaaataagaaaagatATCTTTCTCAAATTAGGGTCTTCGTGAGTCACATATTTCAATAAACGTTTATCCCAAAACCTAATTCCTAATCATAAATTTAACCAATTAATCCTTTAAAATTAGTGaatagaaagaaaagaagaacgaTTCAGCATGAATACGTTTACCTGATTTAATTTTTCAGATATATGTCTTAAATCTCTATCAAAATAACTGTCTCCAAAATAACACACAATAATCATTTTTGATGAAAGTCATAACCACTTTCCTTGTATTTTCCATAGTGATGTAGAATTAGAAATCCTGCAATTGAACAGTAAGTTCAATAACCAATCGATGTTAAtgactttttaaaataaaaaaattgcaaaAACGAATTGAAAATCTGATTCGAGAGAGGAAATACATAATTTGGATATCCAAGTCCAAAATAATCATTTATGTTAAACCCAGAAAGAGTATGTTCCTCATTTTGTCATCTATGTTGTAATCAAACATAAATAGAAAAATTTACTGCAACTGACTAAAAGGCGCATGCATACACCCTTTGCCcaaaaaacccagaaattgTTACCATAGACCAAGCTTCATATTCCAAACTACTTGCAAGTTACAAATTCCAAACTTCACATTTCCTATGGGATAAATGGCTGAAGAACAAACACAAGGTTATTTCTAAGTTCCTACAATAACTAAGAAGACACTCTCCAAACCAAACCTGCTAAAGCTCAATAAAGCCACATAGAGAACCTTTCACATTAATTGGAGTTTGAAAACAAGCAATCAACAAGTTAAACAAACAATAATTATCCGAAAAACCAAGAACCGTATCTAATTTAAGCAAATTGGAAAATTAGTAAATTACATATTTTCTGTTGTTTATTCCTTTAAAGAacaaaaattgacaaaaaaaaaaaaaaaacccatagCAAACAACACATAAATCACGCAGTTCAATTGAAAATGCATTAACCTAAATCTATTAGCAAGAAATATAACATTAGAACTAAAAATATCTGCAACAATCACAAATTAACAGAAATGCTGAAAAAATGAACAAATTGTTGCCCTAATTAACAAACCTACGCCTTCAACAAATATAAAATACCATCCAATTTTAAccataaaaccttaaaattatgACATAACTACAAGAAATCATCaaaaaaggaggagaaacaGAAATACCTGTGATATCTGAAGTTGAAATTTGAGAATGGCGAGGAATTTCTCGATAATTTGCTTCTATCAATCGCAGATCTGCACCAATATGTTCTCAATCGTTACCGTTTTTAGGGTTTATTTGTTGAAGctccatattttttttaatttttttttatcgaaggttgtggaggagagagaaattaaccTTAGATTTTGCTGAGAGGGATTGCTCGATTGCGTGTAGAGGGAGGGAGATTGAAATACGGAGTAAGGATGAGGGGTGTGAAAAAGAGACCCGTGTTTTGTGTGAGAAggtcttctcttttcttttaaaTGGGCCCACGAGATATAAGAGACCCGTGTTTTATCATAGCAGGTCTCCTCTTTTTCTATAAATGGGGCCACGTGATATGAGAGACCCGTGGTTTGGGATAGGAGGTCTCCTCCATCAAAGAGACCCGCTATTTAAATAAGAGGTCTTATTTGAGAGATCTCTTTGCcactttttgtagtagtgaatatATGCTCTTAGTAGCGCAAGGTCTTCATCTACAGGCTAAGCACCGCCGATTGTTTCTTTTGTATGAGATTGATAGTCTATCAATGTGTACCTTTTGTTTGTCTACCTCGTTTTGGCTTATTTTGCTTAACAACTTCATCATTATGTGTAGGGTTGGACCCAAAAAATTCTACCTAGCAACGTGTCATGGCTAACTTTTATTGCTTGAGTAAATCAGGATTGACGTTCTTTTTAAACtatcataaatgataaatcGCTTACACAT
This genomic stretch from Spinacia oleracea cultivar Varoflay chromosome 3, BTI_SOV_V1, whole genome shotgun sequence harbors:
- the LOC110778141 gene encoding aminopeptidase M1-like, with translation MNFVYLFSVQATFKITLDVPSNLIALSNMPVIEEKKEGDLKTVYFEESPIMSTYLVAVVVGLFDFVESSTSDGIKVRCYCQVGKSDQGKFALEVAVKTLELYKEYFEVPYALPKLDMIAIPDFAAGAMENYGLVTYRENALLYDEKHSAAANKQRVAIVVAHELAHQWFGNLVTMEWWTHLWLNEGFATWRNEDACIG